In Chiroxiphia lanceolata isolate bChiLan1 chromosome 2, bChiLan1.pri, whole genome shotgun sequence, a single genomic region encodes these proteins:
- the TBX19 gene encoding T-box transcription factor TBX19: MADLGCKKPSDCTVSRLLSVVESELRAGRDKGDPTEKQLQVVLEDATLWQRFREVTNEMIVTKNGRRMFPVLKISVSGLDPNAMYSFLLDFAPTDGHRWKYINGEWVPAGKPEPPNHSCVYIHPDSPNFGAHWMKAAISFSKVKLTNKLNGSGQIMLNSLHKYEPQVHIVRVGGPHRMVMNCSFPETQFIAVTAYQNEEITALKIKYNPFAKAFLDAKERNHSKDAPETVSEGQHMTYSHMGGWLISNPDAMCAPGSSNYQYSGPLPLPAPHTPHSCERYSALRGHRGAPYPPPYMQRSHSPTVNLLETSSNNLQVFSGHDSWTLPSSPHANLLSVPHTKGGASPGPSHYPCLWTVSNSAVNVANPGSEVNSSPSSMFLRGNVPLPASSSVQIPLQGMVSGSMETQGESSLARLADSAWTSLHSF, encoded by the exons ATGGCAGACCTGGGCTGCAAAAAACCCAGCGACTGCACCGTCTCCAGGCTGCTCAGTGTAGTGGAGAGTGAACTCCGGGCTGGGAGAGACAAAGGCGACCCCACTGAGAAACAGCTCCAGGTTGTCTTAGAGGATGCGACGCTCTGGCAGAGATTCAGAGAAGTCACTAATGAGATGATCGTGACCAAGAACGGCAG GCGGATGTTCCCCGTTTTGAAGATCAGCGTGTCAGGCTTGGACCCAAATGCCATGTATTCCTTCCTGCTGGACTTCGCTCCGACTGATGGCCACCGATGGAAGTACATCAATGGAGAATGGGTGCCAGCTGGGAAACCAGAGCCACCAAACCACAGCTGCGTCTACATCCACCCCGACTCTCCCAACTTTGGGGCCCACTGGATGAAAGCTGCCATTTCCTTCAGCAAAGTCAAACTTACCAACAAGCTCAATGGGAGTGGGCAG atAATGTTGAACTCCCTGCATAAATATGAGCCCCAGGTACACATAGTTCGCGTGGGAGGCCCCCACCGGATGGTGATGAACTGCTCCTTCCCCGAGACGCAGTTCATAGCTGTGACTGCCTATCAAAATGAAGAG ATAACAGCTCTCAAAATCAAGTATAATCCCTTTGCCAAAGCATTCCTGGATGCAAAGGAAAG aaaccATTCTAAGGATGCTCCAGAGACAGTCTCTGAAGGTCAACATATGACATATTCTCACA TGGGTGGCTGGTTGATTTCCAACCCAGATGCAATGTGTGCACCGGGAAGCTCTAATTATCAGTACAGTGGGCCTctacctctcccagctccacacaCTCCCCACAGCTGTGAGAGGTATTCAGCACTGCGGGGCCATCGGGGTGCTCCATACCCACCTCCCTACATGCAGAGAAGTCATTCACCTACAG ttaATTTGTTGGAGACTTCCAGCAACAATCTTCAGGTATTCTCAGGACATGACAGCTGGACTTTGCCATCCTCCCCACATGCTAATTTACTCTCAGTGCCACACACGAAGGGAGGTGCCAGCCCTGGACCCAG ccacTACCCCTGCCTGTGGACAGTGAGCAACAGTGCTGTAAATGTTGCCAACCCAGGAAGCGAGGTAAACAGCAGCCCTTCAAGCATGTTTCTAAGGGGTAATGTCCCCTTACCAGCTTCATCATCAGTCCAAATCCCTCTGCAGGGAATGGTGTCTGGCAGCATGGAAACACAAGGGGAAAGCAGTCTAGCCAGACTGGCCGACTCTGCGTGGACATCCTTACACTCCTTTTAA